Proteins encoded in a region of the Magallana gigas chromosome 8, xbMagGiga1.1, whole genome shotgun sequence genome:
- the LOC105328247 gene encoding monocarboxylate transporter 5 isoform X1: protein MGTEVDWPRDRGWSWVVLVATMATCFLEMGVYKSFGIYINAYLEEFNTSVTVASLISGIFSVTFCFTALPLTAFGTDKFGCRPLVMFGGFALFLGYLLSSLATGIGVVMLAQGVIGAMGSAAIHSPSIIILGRYFDKRRGFANGIAIAAGSLGGFATPIIFTKLMEEYSIRGALLLQSAILLNIVLAASFFRPTELTAKFANYDKMKNNRKKLNGNVKPEIIDEEFSNGSLLLGDTPNGVEVNQEGNGFVSNSLNSIERICIKEISTPRLSHLRKTAAKEHGDSASTASQFSSVHSLMSPSIADIHFASTVEQADDEKESSKKSCTSAFFKIMDIRMLKNKLVLLFTFIFCFGSVGTCLGMIFVAPLARDKNLTKDEIAITTALVSGSEFIFRIVLGFVADMNIVERYRIVQVSLFGTGAMLFFIPLLESFWHFTIFSVLYGLFSGPLISMYSPVCIDFVGIERFHRVMGILISFQGILLGAIGPAVGALRDLYGSYVQAYQLMASVTLLGATLFFFVPCLRKQVPTTETVIE from the exons ATGGGGACAGAGGTGGACTGGCCGAGAGACAGGGGGTGGTCTTGGGTCGTACTAGTgg CAACAATGGCCACGTGTTTCTTGGAGATGGGGGTTTACAAATCCTTCGGAATCTACATCAACGCTTACTTAGAGGAATTCAACACCTCGGTGACAGTGGCTTCCCtcatttccggaattttttccGTCACTTTTTGCTTCACAG CTTTGCCTTTGACTGCCTTTGGTACGGACAAGTTTGGATGCCGCCCCCTTGTAATGTTTGGAGGGTTTGCCCTGTTTCTGGGCTATCTTTTGAGCAGCCTCGCCACTGGTATTGGAGTTGTGATGCTGGCTCAAGGAGTTATAGGAG CCATGGGTTCTGCCGCCATTCATTCACCAAGTATCATAATTCTAGGAAGATATTTCGATAAGAGGAGAGGGTTTGCGAATGGAATAGCGATAGCTGCCGGCAGCTTGGGCGGGTTTGCCACTCCTATAATCTTTACCAAGTTAATGGAAGAGTATTCCATCCGAGGTGCTCTCCTTCTGCAGTCGGCCATCTTACTCAACATAGTGCTTGCTGCCTCCTTTTTTCGTCCAACAGAACTCACTGCAAAGTTTGCAAATTacgacaaaatgaaaaacaatagaaaaaaattaaatggaaaCGTTAAACCAGAAATAATCGACGAAGAATTCTCAAACGGATCTCTGTTGTTGGGAGACACTCCGAATGGCGTAGAAGTAAACCAAGAAGGGAATGGGTTTGTTTCTAATTCTTTGAATTCAATTGAAAGGATATGCATAAAAGAAATCTCAACACCACGTTTGTCTCACCTCAGGAAAACTGCAGCGAAAGAGCACGGCGACAGTGCGTCCACTGCGTCTCAGTTTAGTAGTGTCCACAGTTTGATGTCGCCATCCATAGCTGACATTCATTTTGCATCCACAGTGGAGCAAGCAGACGACGAGAAAGAATCCAGTAAAAAATCGTGCACAAGTgcgtttttcaaaataatggaTATCAGGATGTTGAAGAACAAGCTTGTGCTCCTTTTCACCTTCATTTTCTGCTTTGGTTCGGTTGGGACCTGTCTTGGAATGATATTTGTGGCGCCATTAGCGCGTGACAAGAATCTCACCAAAGATGAAATAGCAATAACAACCGCGTTAGTCAGTGGGTCGGAGTTTATTTTTCGAATTGTTTTGGGATTTGTTGCTGACATGAATATTGTTGAGAGGTACCGCATTGTGCAAGTTTCCCTTTTCGGAACCGGTGCTATGCTATTTTTTATTCCTCTTCTGGAGTCCTTTTGGCATTTTACTATCTTCAGCGTTTTGTACGGTTTATTCAGCGGACCACTGATTTCTATGTATTCCCCTGTCTGTATAGATTTTGTAGGGATAGAGCGATTTCATCGTGTCATgggtattttaatttcattccaAGGAATTCTTCTGGGTGCCATTGGACCAGCTGTAG GCGCATTAAGAGATTTGTATGGTTCTTACGTACAGGCATACCAACTGATGGCATCGGTGACATTACTAGGTGCAACTCTGTTCTTTTTTGTTCCATGCCTGCGAAAGCAGGTACCAACAACAGAAACTGTTATAGAATGA
- the LOC105328247 gene encoding monocarboxylate transporter 5 isoform X2, with amino-acid sequence MFGGFALFLGYLLSSLATGIGVVMLAQGVIGAMGSAAIHSPSIIILGRYFDKRRGFANGIAIAAGSLGGFATPIIFTKLMEEYSIRGALLLQSAILLNIVLAASFFRPTELTAKFANYDKMKNNRKKLNGNVKPEIIDEEFSNGSLLLGDTPNGVEVNQEGNGFVSNSLNSIERICIKEISTPRLSHLRKTAAKEHGDSASTASQFSSVHSLMSPSIADIHFASTVEQADDEKESSKKSCTSAFFKIMDIRMLKNKLVLLFTFIFCFGSVGTCLGMIFVAPLARDKNLTKDEIAITTALVSGSEFIFRIVLGFVADMNIVERYRIVQVSLFGTGAMLFFIPLLESFWHFTIFSVLYGLFSGPLISMYSPVCIDFVGIERFHRVMGILISFQGILLGAIGPAVGALRDLYGSYVQAYQLMASVTLLGATLFFFVPCLRKQVPTTETVIE; translated from the exons ATGTTTGGAGGGTTTGCCCTGTTTCTGGGCTATCTTTTGAGCAGCCTCGCCACTGGTATTGGAGTTGTGATGCTGGCTCAAGGAGTTATAGGAG CCATGGGTTCTGCCGCCATTCATTCACCAAGTATCATAATTCTAGGAAGATATTTCGATAAGAGGAGAGGGTTTGCGAATGGAATAGCGATAGCTGCCGGCAGCTTGGGCGGGTTTGCCACTCCTATAATCTTTACCAAGTTAATGGAAGAGTATTCCATCCGAGGTGCTCTCCTTCTGCAGTCGGCCATCTTACTCAACATAGTGCTTGCTGCCTCCTTTTTTCGTCCAACAGAACTCACTGCAAAGTTTGCAAATTacgacaaaatgaaaaacaatagaaaaaaattaaatggaaaCGTTAAACCAGAAATAATCGACGAAGAATTCTCAAACGGATCTCTGTTGTTGGGAGACACTCCGAATGGCGTAGAAGTAAACCAAGAAGGGAATGGGTTTGTTTCTAATTCTTTGAATTCAATTGAAAGGATATGCATAAAAGAAATCTCAACACCACGTTTGTCTCACCTCAGGAAAACTGCAGCGAAAGAGCACGGCGACAGTGCGTCCACTGCGTCTCAGTTTAGTAGTGTCCACAGTTTGATGTCGCCATCCATAGCTGACATTCATTTTGCATCCACAGTGGAGCAAGCAGACGACGAGAAAGAATCCAGTAAAAAATCGTGCACAAGTgcgtttttcaaaataatggaTATCAGGATGTTGAAGAACAAGCTTGTGCTCCTTTTCACCTTCATTTTCTGCTTTGGTTCGGTTGGGACCTGTCTTGGAATGATATTTGTGGCGCCATTAGCGCGTGACAAGAATCTCACCAAAGATGAAATAGCAATAACAACCGCGTTAGTCAGTGGGTCGGAGTTTATTTTTCGAATTGTTTTGGGATTTGTTGCTGACATGAATATTGTTGAGAGGTACCGCATTGTGCAAGTTTCCCTTTTCGGAACCGGTGCTATGCTATTTTTTATTCCTCTTCTGGAGTCCTTTTGGCATTTTACTATCTTCAGCGTTTTGTACGGTTTATTCAGCGGACCACTGATTTCTATGTATTCCCCTGTCTGTATAGATTTTGTAGGGATAGAGCGATTTCATCGTGTCATgggtattttaatttcattccaAGGAATTCTTCTGGGTGCCATTGGACCAGCTGTAG GCGCATTAAGAGATTTGTATGGTTCTTACGTACAGGCATACCAACTGATGGCATCGGTGACATTACTAGGTGCAACTCTGTTCTTTTTTGTTCCATGCCTGCGAAAGCAGGTACCAACAACAGAAACTGTTATAGAATGA
- the LOC117689864 gene encoding protein glass, whose protein sequence is MYTELDSYAPNGSTYDDFYCGSEDRRSDLSRSPLGVNINAYPMTTIEFEPIPNVFSFPPCTPTIKEFSVFKDKSQDIADALLSLKNAVVRPGYSGQLSPISSTMHLGHGGGATPSQPTVTYHNSSFHPGTYPQQNPNQFTVQQYPGNDPQQNNVFPSMSVNVSMSMNVGVPHNMGGNQYSVQQWSSNPQPRSATPPPSYQYNQYSFPPVSPQYNTSSVPQYPASYSITHEMRPFSTADSRNFIYRPTENYKEAARLCAVSQWKRSKFLGNRHSTSIQCESNKVNLCRICGKTYARPSTLKTHLRTHSGEKPYKCSTCSKSFSQAANLTAHTRTHSGEKPFHCPMCDRRFSQSSSVTTHMRTHSGERPYRCRLCKKAFSDSSTLTKHLRIHSGEKPYQCKLCLLRFSQSGNLNRHMRVHTTSV, encoded by the exons ATGTACACAGAACTGGACAGTTACGCCCCCAATGGATCCACATACGATGATTTCTACTGCGGGTCAGAGGACAGACGGTCTGACCTCTCAAGGTCACCGCTTGGTGTCAATATCAACGCCTATCCTATGACCACCATCGAATTTGAACCGATTCCAAATGTCTTTTCGTTTCCGCCTTGTACACCTACAATCAA GGAATTTTCTGTTTTCAAAGACAAGTCCCAAGATATCGCAGATGCTCTCTTGTCCCTAAAAAATGCGGTGGTCCGGCCAGGCTACAGTGGTCAGTTATCACCGATATCCTCTACAATGCACCTCGGACACGGGGGTGGGGCCACTCCAAGCCAGCCCACAGTGACCTATCACAACAGTTCCTTTCATCCGGGGACCTACCCTCAACAAAACCCAAACCAGTTCACGGTACAACAGTACCCAGGAAACGACCCCCAGCAGAATAACGTGTTTCCATCTATGAGTGTTAATGTCAGCATGAGTATGAATGTCGGGGTCCCCCACAACATGGGCGGTAACCAGTATTCTGTTCAGCAATGGTCGAGTAACCCTCAACCTAGATCCGCCACCCCACCGCCTTCCTACCAATACAACCAGTACAGTTTCCCGCCAGTTTCACCGCAATACAACACGTCGTCTGTTCCGCAGTATCCAGCGTCCTACTCCATCACGCACGAAATGAGACCATTTTCGACTGCGGACAGCCGGAATTTTATCTACCGACCTACAGAAAACTACAAGGAGGCAGCTCGCCTCTGTGCCGTTTCACAGTGGAAACGAAGTAAATTTCTTGGGAACCGTCATAGCACCAGCATACAATGTGAATCCAATAAGGTTAATCTTTGCCGAATTTGTGGCAAGACATATGCTCGACCAAGTACTTTGAAAACCCATCTAAGAACACATTCCGGGGAGAAACCGTATAAATGTTCTACTTGTAGTAAATCATTCTCACAAGCGGCAAATCTCACGGCGCATACTCGGACACATAGTGGGGAAAAGCCCTTTCACTGTCCAATGTGTGACAGGAGATTCTCGCAAAGTTCTTCCGTGACAACGCACATGCGCACTCACAGCGGAGAACGTCCTTACAGATGCAGGCTTTGCAAAAAGGCTTTTTCCGACAGTTCCACTTTAACAAAGCATCTGAGAATCCATTCTGGAGAGAAACCTTATCAGTGTAAATTGTGTCTGCTTAGATTTTCACAGTCCGGAAACTTAAACCGGCACATGCGCGTTCACACAACCAGCGTGTAA
- the LOC105328238 gene encoding ornithine aminotransferase, mitochondrial, translating into MFSKVQRQVCQKLTGLQQHARSVANITAKSQAVFDRESKYGAHNYHPLPVAICKGEGVFMWDVDGNRYYDFLSAYSAVNQGHSHPKIIKALTDQASTLALTSRAFYNNVLGEYEEYVTKLFGFDKVLPMNTGVEGGETANKLARKWAYNVKKVPKNKAKIVFAEGNFWGRTLAAISSSTDPSSYEGFGPYMPGYSLVPYNDLAALEKELQDPNCAAFMVEPIQGEAGVVVPQEGYLCKVRELCTKYNVLWIADEVQTGLCRTGRMLAVDHEDVKPDILILGKALSGGIYPVSAILANDEVMLTIKPGEHGSTYGGNPLGCKVAIAALEVLLEEKLADNAERLGQVLRSELSKLPKEKVKLVRGKGLLNAIVINDKYDAWEVCLKLRDNGLLAKPTHGDIIRFAPPLVISEPQLNECISIIKNTIEKL; encoded by the exons ATGTTCAGTAAAGTACAGAGACAGGTGTGTCAGAAGCTGACCGGTCTACAGCAGCATGCCAGGAGTGTGGCCAACATCACCGCCAAGTCCCAGGCCGTGTTTGACCGGGAGTCCAAGTACGGCGCCCACAACTACCACCCTCTACCTGTGGCCATCTGCAAGGGAGAAG GCGTGTTTATGTGGGATGTAGATGGCAACCGCTACTACGATTTCCTCAGTGCTTACAGTGCAGTGAACCAGGGTCATTCCCACCCCAAGATCATCAAAGCCCTGACTGATCAGGCCTCTACGCTGGCCTTGACCTCAAGAGCATTCTACAACAATGTTCTGGGAGAGTACGAGGAATATGTCACTAAACTTTTTGGATTTGATAAGGTCCTCCCCATGAACACAG GTGTGGAAGGTGGAGAAACTGCCAACAAACTTGCCAGAAAATGGGCTTACAATGTCAAAAAAGTCCCAAAAAACAAAGCCAAGATTGTGTTTGCAGAAGGAAACTTCTGGGGTAGAACCCTAGCTGCTATCTCTAGCTCCACCGATCCTTCCAGCTATGAAGGCTTTGGCCCTTACATGCCTGGCTACTCTCTTGTTCCATACAATGATCTAGCAGCTTTGGAG AAAGAGTTGCAGGATCCTAACTGCGCCGCATTCATGGTGGAGCCCATTCAGGGAGAGGCAGGTGTTGTGGTCCCCCAGGAAGGTTACCTGTGCAAAGTACGGGAACTGTGTACCAAGTACAATGTACTGTGGATAGCTGATGAGGTCCAGACGGGACTGTGTAGAACTGGAAG AATGTTGGCTGTAGACCACGAGGATGTGAAACCAGACATCCTTATTCTGGGGAAAGCCCTGTCAGGAGGTATCTACCCT GTGTCTGCAATCCTGGCCAATGACGAGGTAATGCTGACCATTAAACCAGGTGAGCACGGATCTACTTACGGAGGTAACCCCTTGGGATGCAAGGTGGCCATCGCAGCACTGGAG GTGCTTTTGGAGGAGAAATTGGCAGACAATGCTGAAAGGTTAGGGCAAGTTCTGAGGAGCGAGTTATCAAAACTTccaaaagaaaaagtcaaactTGTCAGAGGAAAAGGATTATTGAACGCCATCGTCATCAATGATA AATATGATGCTTGGGAGGTGTGTCTGAAGCTGAGAGACAATGGACTGCTGGCCAAGCCTACACACGGTGACATCATCAGATTTGCTCCGCCCCTTGTCATCTCAGAACCACAGTTAAACGAATGCATCAGCATCATCAAGAACACAATAGAGAAGCTTTGA